TCGTATCTTCTGCTGTGTATTTTCATAGGAATTACGTTAAGAAATTTGTTAAGCATCTCTCAAGTTAAGCATgtgtggatgtgaatgtgaatgggaatggaaTTGAGAATGCGGTTCTGGCACATCCTCTAAAAACAATCCCAGATCCTTAACAAAACACTCAACCTGGAAAAAAGGAATGTTGAATGCACTCGCAACTTTCTCGTGCGGTTGAGGCGTCAACATTTTAAGTGCTCTTCCTCTCCCCCATCCTCTTCTTTATCCTCATCGTCGCTCTAGTCTCCTTTGCCCGTGTCCAACTGGTAGTTTCTTTATAATggttttaataacaatttgccGCAAATGTGACCAGGTTTTTCTTATATGCTTgtgcaaatataatttctttaattggATTTTGTCGTCATAGCAGCCAGAAGCTCGTTGCTGGAGCTGTAGTCGTAGCTGGGTAAAGCGCGAGTATTAAAAGCGCCGCAAAAACATTTGCCACTTGGCGGCGGCGTTGGTGTGAAATTAAGAAGcagtcaacaacaaaagcaagccAGACACAgccagagagacagacaaactggcagatagagagacagactGACTGCCAGACTACAACATGCAGCTGGCAAAACCCGTTAAAATAGCGGCCTAAAACCAAATGACTTTGCGGTTAGTTCGGTCTCGTCAACTTTGAAAATGTCCTACATATACAAATAGTAATAATCTTGATCAGATAACAATAATATCTGTACTTAACTTGTAACAAATTcttaatagttttttaaaagttaaggtttaaaaaatcttaaacAATAAGTTAACTTTATTTTCAGTAATGTTTTTTTAAGAAGAAATTGTTCGATATTATAAATagagttttaattttttttatttattatttatttatttattttttatgagtGATAAGTCAAGAAGATTAGCAAGATTAACTAATTTTGATTATTagtaatgtttttattttacaaatatgtacaaatatttatactgcCTTTCCGATATTCTTGTTTAAATAGAAGAAgatgaaataatttttgtttggcattttacCATTCGCATCgattaaataaacttgaatcTGATTAGCATAAAAACTACTctatgtaatttaatattctgtGCTCTGTAGCCTGAAACCAAAATTATCTTTAccactttaaattattttatgttatatatttatttatagtaaatagGTAATGCAATTTCTCcgtgtgcttttattgcacttgCGAATTCTTTGCTACTTCAATAGGAGCGCCTTTTGATCTCTAGTTTATTTAATGCTCAATTGGAGCTTAGCTAAGCTGCGCCACGGGGCAATAGTTAAAGTCCAGAGTAGGgcatgcgtatacgtaatatgttGAACTAATGCTAGTGACAGGCGACAGCGCGCGACACGCTGtctaacaattttaattttcaattttaactgcaacaacggcagcaacaaaagtaacaacaacaaccacgatgacgacggcgacgtcaCACGGTTCGCCTCATAGTCAGTTCCAGTTTGCAGAGACGGAGACACGAGACGAAAGACGAAAGACGAGAGACGCGATTCATTGGGAGTCGGTGACAGAGTCGCAGTCAGAGAGTCAGAGTCGGAGCCAGAACCGCGTCCAGTTTTATCCGTCGCGTTAAACTGGGTCACTGGTGTCAATCGTTGACTtggctcgttgttgttgttgctgctcatgttgctgttgctgctgctgctgctgatgttgctgttgttgttgtcaacttAATTATGTCGCAATTGCTTTGAAGTCGACTTTTGCAAATGTAAACCAGCAGCAGGTGGCATTGCTCCATGGTCCACAACAGTCATTTGAAATTGCgctttattcaatttttatgcgCTATTCAGCCCCCGCATTCCCTCGCACACAGTTgcctcctctctctttctaacaatcgctctctctttctctctgactGTGTTGCCCTTTTTTTTAGTGGCTGCAGCGTCGTTGTCACCAGTTTAATTGGATTTGCCTCGCTGCCGCATGGCTTTGTGTTTGGCATTAGCTTTGCCACAGTTccctctccttctccctctctctgtctccttTGCACGTACTTACCCCAATTCTCAAAGACTTTGTAGCCAacgccatcatcatcgtcgtcatcatcatggTCCTCTTCGTTGCTGTAGCTAAAAAGCTGCAGCGCATTACAAATTGGTTTAGTTATTGgcttaattgaattgttgcaGATTGGACTTTAAATGCACGACCATCTCTCTGCCACTTCCCCCGCCACTGCCACTTCCACAGCTTCCACAGCTGTTACTCGTGCTGCAAGGGACAGCATTATAATTGTTGCTGTGCCTTCGGGCAATCTTTTCTCTCATATACTAATTTTGATAAGGTAGCGTCAAGAACTTGGCATGCAATTAATTATCGCTTGCAATGGACAGCTGAATGAAGAGAGGCGCGAAGTGGGCGTGACTTTGAGTCGTGTAAGACATGTAATTAGAGCAGCGACGAGCTGTGAGTACAGTTAACCTCAttagaaatgcaaattatgAAGAGGCCACTTCAAATGTGACGAAAGACTTTTTAAGAAAATTCTGCACAAAGAATGGtgtaaaaaaaagatttttcttGACGGAGTAATGTAATTATTGAGAACATTAAAACCATTTTAGAAAGACATTAAGTAATTTAATCCACTGTAAAAAAGATAAAtggtatttaatattaaatcaaaaatgtaattacttttttataaaaatgatttgaaaaacaattaaatattttagtatttacatatttaattttattattttgtttaccataaatatgaattttggttttttatagtttatgaTAATGTATTTGTGTTGACAGATTTCTTTGCTTACAGATTTCTTGTCGTCTAGACAATGTTGACTTccttttttattatgattgtcAACTCTTACATCACTTATAAAGAACCTAATTGTAAGTTAAATCTCTTCGTAAATATACCCTCATTTatattgataacaaaaaagaagactatacactaaaaaaaaatccatAATTAAGTACAGATTGAAAAAGAAggtgttaaatttaaaaaagaattctCATTATTTCCAAATTAATCGATTTCGCATCCCAGTATCAATTGGAAAATCACATTTTTACCAATACTCGTACGAATGCATTCAATTTCCAATATCTCTTGACCATATCGCTTGGAGGGCGAAACAAAGCGCCCCTGTGACAATTTCCCAGAATTGCTAAACCGAAAAGtcaaaagcaaatgcattgTAATGCTACTGTTGCCAGACTGATGGATCCAATGCAAACGCCTCCTGCTcccataaaaaataacaacaaaaaattgaaaaatgtacaacaaaaagaaacaacataAAAACCGATTTCATTGTTTGCATGCAACGTTGACGAGGCAGAAAGaaatgtcaacaaaaaaaaaaaaaaagaaagaggaGAGGGACTCGAATTGGAACTGATTGACACCAAGAGACGCAACGAGGCATGCAACGTATGCGAGGGCAAGTGGGGGGAATTGGACAAGGTAACACTCGAAAACTAATGCGCTTATCAGTGAAAATTGATCGGGTCTGCGGgtctccaactccaactccaacttcgattccaactccaactccatcttAACTGCAGTCGCACAATGAATGCAGGTGATTGTTGGCGTTGTATGTGGAAATAATTAACATGTACTTTCAATTTCGTGACTTCAGCGGAATGAAAGAAAAGCAGTCCGTGGAAAAGTGAAACGAAATGCAGTCACAATACCTTGAGTACAGCAATCTCCTCTACCTCCTCCCTCTTGCAGCCTATCTATCAATCAATAACATTTGTAATGTCAATAATAACAAGCCGCGACAAGGCGTCGGGCAGTTCTTGAAATTGAAAGTTTATGGCTAATGAATTTCGTGTATTTCGTGTACGACTGTTTGATGAATGTGATGAATTGCCCCAGCTGAAAGCCGGCCAAGCACCTTGCATATCATTTTACAATGGGGGGACTGGCGATAACAAGCAACTGATAAGGCGAAtccactcgactcgactcgccTCGATTCGAAGTCGATTTCCCCATTGAAATCAATCATAGTATATCAATTGTCCAGTCACAACATTTTCTTGGtttatttctctttctgtGACTCCAATTGGGAACAGTTGCACTGGGCGCCAGGTGCGAAATTAAGGTTAATTGCGTATGTGAAAAGCCCAGACTTGGAATTACTTAGTTGCAACCGACGATCTGTAGTCTAATGTTCCACACGAGTTTCTAATTTCTTTTAgcaactttagtttttttgaaaACTTGTTTGTCGCTCGTTTTTATAATTAGTAAATCAATGTAAGCTCGTGGATTAAGGGCATAAATTGtcagaaaaatattattattattatacaaagtAAGTGTTTTAAGCGGAGGTGGTTGAATTTTGCGATTTAAAGGAAGTGGCTGATGGATACTCCTTAAAATATTGACTCTTATTATgggaatatgaaataatttattagtaCTTAGCTAATGGCTTTGTATTGTTATTCAGTTCGAGTTcattatttatcaatttcaatttacaattcaGATTCAACTGTTTAATAGTAAGTATGACTTACATTTGCATTACTACAGAGTATACAAACTTACATTCATTTGACATAAGCTTAAtctaataataagataaataataacatataatcgcaaaatgtgtataataataataataagaatcgTCGCGATTGATATGAAAGCTCTGCTAACATTTGTAATATATCGCCTACTCATTAGCATACCTATAAATCCGgttttaagtttaaaaataatcgtAGGTTCGATTGTAACAAAGTTCTGTGGAGCGTTGACATATCGTAAAATTTCTAATGATAACTAGAAAATGTTCAACACGATTTTGCATAAGATCGTCAGTGTTAAGTGATGCTGCTTTCATTACTAGCGACAGctgaacatttaattaatcttTGATCTGCACTTTAACATATTGTAATTAACAAGCAAtcgttttaattgaatttgcatgGGCGCTAGATGCAAGACTAAATGAAATCTGAGAAAACGCACTCAGATTGCAAGCTATTTGCTTTACTATGATTTTCCATTCAAGagttattcaaattgatttacgTTGATGGCATTTTCACGTCAACCGCAAAATAATTAaccaaaaacaagaaaatcgATTTAGTAGAAGGAGTTGTGAGCTGCACCTATAGAAAATACACACAACCATATAAAGACGGTTGATTGACTAGAATgtcgaaaatatttattaatatttatttgttgtattgaaGCATTGAAAATCTATGAAGCGATAAACCAACAAAATGTAGAGAACTTTGACAGAAGACAGCGAcaacgtcgacagcgacagcgacttcGACGACAACGATAGacgacaataaaataaaataacatcataagtactatatagatatagatacgTAGCGCTGTCTCGGCCctagcagcaataacaattcCCAATCCCAATCGCAGCTACGTTGCAACCTGGCCAAGCGCAACGAACTTGAAGCTAACGCGCCCAAGATTATCTGAGACGGGGCAAAACCATAAACAAATAAGGAAAGAATTCAATCCCAACGACAgctacgtatgtatgtgtgcaagtgtgtgtgtgcgagtgtgcacgagtgtgtgtgatatTACGGCTGCGGTTCATTGACATTGAATGGGCTGAAGCGTTGAGTTGAGTTCTTTTGGGTGGCTTTGCAGCGGGGGAATTTGCAGCTCGAGTTGCTTTCTGTGACTGTTTCACTAGCTTCATGTTTTTTTGTCTAACTGCGTTTTTAATTGTGCATGCAATGAAAGCGGCACTCAAAGTGCACTTGTTAGTCAGATGAATGTGCAGACACAGtggggcatgcaacatgcataATAGCTGGGACTTGCAACAGGACAAGGCTACTTTCCTAGTTGCTGGCGCTGCTTCTGCAACATGCTCATGCGTAATTTCTACGAATTCAAGTCGAGTTGAGATTACAAAAGGCACAGACAATGCCGTGGCATGCGGCACGTTGGATGGAGGCATGCCACTACGCGGAACCTTGAGGGTTGCATGACCTATATCACAGATTAAAGGCAAAGGCTCGACTTGCAAGACGAGGCAAAGCGTCGCTCTATCGTTGACAACTTTCCCAGGGCAGCTCACGGCACGTCTCGGTCCATATGACAAATGTTTCACATCAGTGCGTTCCGGACTCCAGCAATTACCTGCCTATGCAGCacatattgttgttattgttgttgcctcccGGCGTCACAGCTCAGCACAGTTGTTGGTCTGTTGCGCCTTGCTGCGCTCGactcgaagtcgaagtcacaGGCGAAGTCATAGGCAAAGTCAGAGGAGAAGTTAAGTCCGGGGTCGAGAAACAAGTGCTTCCAGTTGCCTGGCAGGACGTCTTTAAACTAATCGAGTCTTTTACTTTATGGCGCACAGTCCACCACAGGAGTTGATATCAGGCTGTGACTGCAGTTCCCAGTcttctatatagtatatatactctAGAATTTCCTATTTCTTTTCTTGGCCTGATGCTGCAGCTGATTGCTCAATTAGAGTGTGAGAAATGCATTGAGTGCTTGTAATTATGCGGAAAATAGTTGCAGATTTTCACATGAACCCTACAATTGACAAAAAAGGAAGAAGTCAAACTGCCTGTCAAACGAGGATCAATGCAATAAATCCCAGAAACATCATTATTAACATGCTTAGAAGGCATATCATagaaaaatcaattgcattgatctataaataaaacattgctTCATAAAGTTAGGGAAGATATATAAAATCCATCATCGGAAGATCTATCAACCCTTTGGTGgtatttcttaaatcaatattcCTTAAATTATAGCCTTCAACagttaattcttttttatcgCCTTAATAACTAGAATACTAAGAagattgcatttaattatacgaaatatattttaagttcgatttattgttaaatttacttaaagtTGTCTCTGAATTAAACACAAACCGAATCGAGGTCAGTTGGACTTAGAGAAGCTTGACTGTAAATTGTTCAAGATCAAATTTAAGCCGATTTATAGATGTCAGAAGAGCTTGACAACAAATAGAGAGGAAAACAacgacaaagagagagaagtatctaaaaaattaataaactatgtTAAATTGTATTTGGGGCTGGTtcggtgtgtgtttgtttgtctggGTTGCATTATGCAAAGCAGAGCATCAAATCGGGCCCCATGGACAGTGAAAAATTAAGCGGCTTTATCAGTGCCATCACCCGCATGCAATCCGTAGCGGATTGAGTCTCCGACTGACCGTGgactcatttatttttgtggggCCTCAGCGCACAGTAGTCGGCATTGAGTGGCATACAGACAAAGCCAGAATGCAGAATGCCTAAATGGCTCATTAGGGTCTTAAATTAAAGCTACTTGGGCCGCTTTtaaaagacacacacaaacacacgtaCACATATATAGAGAACTCGGTCAACTAGGCCCCAAAGGGTCAGCGCAGTCCAAAGAAAGCCAGCAAAGTGAACTCACAAAACAGAAGACATTCTAACAAAGACTCTGCTGCTCTGGTAGCTACTGTTAAACTCGTATGTGGGTCTAAGTCGGGGATTTGCCATCGGGGTCGGTTACTGAGAACGTTTCTTTACCTCACCTAATTAGAGGGGCATTGTCTTAAGCGACTGACAGTTGGGCAGAAGTTATTGCAAAAAGGTTTTCAAGATCCGGTCCCAGCCCATATGGCTAGCCACAAGAGCCACAAATTCCAGTCTTAAATGAGCTGGAAACGACGCGTCGTAAGAGAAAATTAAAGAAGCAAAgcaaggcaaaaaaaaaaaaaaacgtcatCAACTGTGACACAAAGTACAACCCAGAAATCTTTGCTAATCTGACCCTCGTAATAGACAATCAACGGTCGGAGTTCTTCCCTCTGGGTTGCTGGGCTGCTAAAAGAGTCTCTCAGCAAGATCAACGTCATCTTTGCTTGCTGTTCTGCTGATTCATTTCGCTGCCTGGATAGATTAGACAATCATGATAAGAATGTTCTTTTGTGCACTCGATGAGCTCATCAagatcatcatcaacagcgtCCAGACAATTCCCGGACTTGGCAAACCCTTTTGTAAATTGCACTCAAATTTATCATAGACGAAACCTCGttgaaaagcaatttcattttttccagCATGTATGAGAAACTGATCGTATCCCGCtttgttttgagttttgaAGTGTGTGCATTCGCCATAAGATTCCTTATCGACTCGCTAATGAAAAATGGCAAACAGACAGTCTACTAATAACCAATGATCAACTGATATACGAGGGTTCATATCTCTTAAATTCTTCTAAACTTAACTTTTATCTTTGCAAAGAATATTCTTGTTTCTTAATGAATGATCTGTAACTGATGGGAATACATTTACATAACTTGGCTAACGAACTTAATCTCTTATAATCAGATTCtggaataaatttattatctatttttaactttgttaAATTTACAACTTAAAACTCGTAATATTCTATTCTTAATCTAAATGCTAAATATCATTCATAAGATCGTATAGGGAATTCTTTCAGCATACATTCACTATTATTCCGCGTATAGATCGCCTGTCATTTAAGACCATCCCTCTTTAATTTTCTCCCATGCATCGATTATGGATATGGAAATCCATCAATTTAAGAAATGCGCAACTCTTGCATTCTTCTGTCTCCTGTCTCCTACCTGAGATGCTATCGCTAAACTCTCATCTCTTAGCCAGGTGAATACACAGACGATGTGCGCCCACCAATTGCTCGCGAGTATCGAAATAAGATATCTGCACGTAGCTGTAATTTAAAACCCcaccaaaaaagaaagaaaaaattaacaaaaaaaaaaacgaaagaaaaaaaacgataaaTGGTCTCAGGCCCCGTCAAAGAAtccaacacacactcgcacacgcaTTTGTATTATCCTACAGCAATAATTTCTTTTCCCAAACAATACAAATGTAGAAATATGTCATTTGCCAGGCACAAACGAAATCGAAGAAACGAAGCAGAGTGCAGAACAGAAATGAAGATCGATGCTCCATAACAGTACGAAGAAGTTGAGCTGGGACGGGAACTAAAACTGGGACTGCGCAGAGGCAGTCGAGCAACATGTGCGCCGCTTTGTAACGCCAATTATGTGCCCATAATTCGAAGGCATTGTCTGAGCAGGCACAAAAGACTAAGCGAGCCGAGCATtacacgcagcagcagcacaagatTAGTTCCcaaagaggagagagagagggagcaagCGATGCGTAGCCAAGCGGTAAATGAACAGCTCACGGAGCGCATTTGAGCGCATCTTCAGCCCAGGTAGCAAAactcactctcactcactGTTGCGATCACCAGcgttctctcgctctcattcgctctctctctcttgagtGAAGTTCGAGCCGAGCTGCCTTCGGCTGCCTTTGCGGCGCTGATCGCTAATCAGTTTGTTTGCAGACGTCGACTACGTCGGTCGTGAGCTCAGCGCCGAGAGCGAGAATTACAAGATAAAAGCAACAGCGAATCTGAAGTCAAGAAGCAGATGAAGATAAAGTTGGCGATAGAGTGAAAGTGTGCCGCAGTTAACTAACCGAGtagccgcaacaacaacaacatacaaGACCATAAAAAAGAGATACTCTCCGTGTAATTGAGATACTTTAGTTGAATAGTAGTTATCTATTTTACGCACACCGAATATAAGGCAATATGGAGAATCTGCCGCACACATTAAACTACGAGCAGTCGCGCGATTTGCCGCTTCAGCAATTTATCGGTGTCGCCCGGCAGATATTCGAGgccaacaaaaagaacaagaaTCAAAACAGTGATAATACGGATAGTGATATTCTGCAAAAGATTGGAGCAACAatcttcaattcaattcaactgAAGCATCCCACACTCAACGATCAACCACTCGGACACAATTCCAGTGAAGCAGCAGACATGGACTTCGACTTCCAAAATCGTGTGGTCCTCGATAGCAGCAGTGTGAATAAACTGCAGGAGCAGATCGAGTACGACAAGTTCATGAACGAAGTGTGGATCGGCATTGTGTTCACGCTAATCTTGATCTCGATGGTCTTCTGCATATGCTCATGCTTCCTGTACCATCAATTTCGAACCTGGAAACGCAATTGTAAGTATATATTCATTCAACTGTTCGTATAGAATTCCAAAGATCTGACGAATTGCCTTTCAACATAATCTCGCATTGATATAGTCAATATTATTGATTAGACGTTATCGCAACCAAGAGTTATTTTAGTTGGCCATTTGATTAGTTCTACCAACATTTCGATCGTGGTCTACGTGATATTCGCAGCATTGTCGTCATAAACTAGACTAATGAATCAAGAACATTCTCCATAAAGTTGGCTAATAAATGGATCAATTCATGGATGACACTTATCACAAGGGTGATAATTAAATACGTTACATCCAATACCTATGCAAATCATAGAGACTGAACTAAGCTAAATGGGGTTAAAAGCAGTAATTAACTATGGGTTAAGTAATGATCACTACATTGAGTAATATCAATATGTAAATTGACTATCAACTCAGGTGTTTTGTTGCAAATTGTCTTGCTAAATGCTGTCGAATTTTCACCTCTCTTCATAGAACTTTCTCAAGGTATTTCGGTGTCAGCGAAAATGATATCACAACAATAGccatcaaaatataaaaaaaaataaaaataaaaataaaagtagccCAAGTGCATTAAACCAGCGTCAaggcaacgacagcaacaaaatgtgaGCCATAAACAACAATGTTTTAACAATGAATGTGCAGCGCATacatgtatattaaataaataaataaaatatgtagatGCAGATCAGCCGCacctaaataaataaattcaaagttGAGCAactattacaaaataaattcaataatacaACGTTGCGTGCAGTTAAACGGAGAATAAAACTGATTAGCTGCATatacttaaatacattttaaaatgtataattagttttgcatatttacttaattgaGGGACTACCTCAATACGCTTTTGTCATATTAGTACTATTCATTCATTGAAATGTTTGAGTAGCTGTGGAAGTGTTTATCTTTGTGATACCTTCTCACATAGTTGCAACTCAAATTAGGTCAAATTACAGGGCGATTACTTTTAGCACAACCCACATAAATGCAGCTTAGCTAATCAAcaacttctctctctttctctctttttagATCACAACAATGCAAATGGCTCGACGCAGTGCACAATTGTTGATATCGAGGCATTGAAACTGCGACCCGATGTGGAGGATCCGGTACCGGAATACACATTGGTATCGGGTCTGCCC
This is a stretch of genomic DNA from Drosophila albomicans strain 15112-1751.03 chromosome 3, ASM965048v2, whole genome shotgun sequence. It encodes these proteins:
- the LOC117570786 gene encoding protein commissureless 2, yielding MENLPHTLNYEQSRDLPLQQFIGVARQIFEANKKNKNQNSDNTDSDILQKIGATIFNSIQLKHPTLNDQPLGHNSSEAADMDFDFQNRVVLDSSSVNKLQEQIEYDKFMNEVWIGIVFTLILISMVFCICSCFLYHQFRTWKRNYHNNANGSTQCTIVDIEALKLRPDVEDPVPEYTLVSGLPSYEAALELLHKTPQSSCLIVYPSVFNVFNKHERANTAAAATAATTPTATTATIDAVAGEASSATAATLSQTAALCEATTPLLSTATTAIGGTTTETTPTNTPTCESIKPNFVPSYAEVFGFKTIDEKKKSTKSQDDKC